A stretch of Methanobrevibacter sp. YE315 DNA encodes these proteins:
- a CDS encoding nucleoside-diphosphate sugar epimerase/dehydratase, producing the protein MNIDNIGKYRNILLPLADSIAIIISYYLVSVLISDTFLDIGQTISHTNMLISTLLAIIVLQVVFRFSRRYSNIIRYENNHDYMMYIVLSLLSLIIVSIIEEFLGMRDPALKVNLAVGVITGVLIVIVRIIIKSILLSNPANNGDKTDENLEKLLLIGGGYSANDIIKTLNSTLKGKYDIIGIIDDNEKRQGYSVAGVRIIGNRNDIIPICEKYDVDLIFFTIVNIDDENRKEILELCSKTNAKVKILPGLRELISAEENLYESLRDIEIEDLLGRPSIELDNNNIKSIINDKTVLVTGGGGSIGEELCRQIMLHNPKQLLMLDIYENSLYDIELELKSKYPNNDIIAIIANIRDEKRMYEIFEEYSPDVVFHAAAHKHVPLMENNPTEAIKNNVFGTYNLVNACDKYHTKRFILISTDKAVNPTNIMGATKRLCEMIIQAKDRESETEFVAVRFGNVLGSNGSVVPLFKKQIKEGGPVTVTHKEITRFFMTIPEAVALVLQSITYAKGGEIFVLNMGEPVKIYDLAKSLIELSGLEPGKDIEIKITGMRPGEKLYEELLMNEENLEGTNHEKIFITEPMNFTMDEVEEKLDSLREIIDNDIYDKETIKQTMKKCVPTYKDPKEVNGE; encoded by the coding sequence ATGAACATAGATAACATCGGAAAATATAGGAATATTTTATTGCCGTTGGCAGATTCAATTGCAATAATTATAAGCTATTATCTAGTGTCCGTGTTAATCAGCGATACATTTTTAGATATCGGGCAAACAATATCCCATACTAACATGTTAATAAGTACACTTTTAGCAATCATTGTCCTGCAAGTTGTTTTTAGATTCAGCAGACGCTACTCCAACATCATACGATACGAAAACAATCATGATTATATGATGTACATTGTACTTTCATTATTATCCCTGATTATTGTATCAATAATCGAAGAATTTCTGGGCATGAGAGATCCCGCCCTCAAAGTCAATTTAGCTGTTGGAGTTATCACAGGTGTCCTAATTGTTATAGTGCGCATAATCATAAAATCCATCTTATTGTCCAATCCTGCAAATAATGGGGATAAAACCGATGAAAATCTAGAAAAACTATTGCTTATAGGCGGAGGATATTCCGCCAATGATATTATAAAAACACTAAATTCAACATTGAAAGGAAAATATGACATTATCGGAATTATAGATGATAATGAAAAACGTCAAGGATATTCTGTGGCAGGAGTAAGAATTATCGGTAACAGAAATGACATTATACCGATTTGTGAAAAATACGATGTCGATTTAATCTTTTTCACAATTGTAAATATTGACGATGAAAATAGAAAGGAAATCTTAGAGCTCTGTAGTAAAACAAATGCAAAAGTCAAAATATTGCCTGGATTAAGGGAACTTATTTCCGCTGAAGAAAATCTATATGAAAGCTTAAGGGATATAGAAATTGAAGACCTGCTCGGAAGACCATCAATAGAACTTGACAATAATAACATAAAAAGCATAATAAACGATAAAACAGTTTTGGTGACCGGCGGAGGCGGGTCTATTGGTGAAGAGCTCTGTAGACAAATAATGCTGCACAATCCAAAACAGCTGCTAATGTTAGACATATATGAAAATAGCCTATATGATATCGAATTAGAATTAAAATCCAAATATCCGAATAATGACATAATTGCAATCATTGCAAATATCCGGGATGAAAAAAGGATGTATGAAATATTCGAAGAATACTCTCCGGATGTTGTTTTCCATGCGGCAGCACACAAACACGTTCCATTAATGGAAAATAACCCAACCGAAGCAATTAAAAACAATGTGTTTGGAACATACAATCTTGTTAATGCATGCGATAAATACCATACAAAACGTTTTATTTTAATATCCACAGATAAAGCCGTTAACCCGACAAATATAATGGGAGCTACAAAAAGATTATGTGAAATGATTATTCAGGCAAAAGACAGAGAAAGCGAAACTGAATTTGTAGCCGTTCGTTTTGGAAATGTTTTGGGAAGTAACGGATCAGTTGTGCCACTATTCAAAAAACAGATAAAAGAAGGCGGGCCTGTAACCGTCACCCATAAAGAGATTACAAGGTTTTTCATGACAATCCCCGAAGCCGTAGCCCTTGTGCTCCAATCAATCACTTATGCTAAGGGAGGGGAAATATTTGTATTGAACATGGGCGAGCCCGTTAAAATTTACGACCTGGCAAAAAGTTTAATTGAATTATCCGGATTAGAACCTGGAAAAGATATTGAAATTAAAATTACCGGTATGAGACCTGGAGAAAAACTATACGAAGAATTGCTAATGAACGAAGAAAACCTTGAAGGAACAAATCACGAAAAGATATTTATCACAGAGCCAATGAACTTCACAATGGACGAAGTTGAAGAGAAATTGGATTCACTCAGAGAAATTATTGATAATGACATTTATGATAAAGAAACCATTAAGCAAACAATGAAAAAATGTGTTCCTACTTATAAAGATCCTAAAGAAGTAAACGGAGAATAA
- the tfe gene encoding transcription factor E codes for MINDPLVKTLLTSIVEDESNLPIVEALNDGIETDEEIANKTGIKLNIVRKILYRLYDVGVASYKRSKDPETQWFTYSWKFEKEEVINRIIKDSENYLKMLNEELEREENNMFFICPLGHVRLDFDESSDYEFLCPACGEELEFQDNAETIEQIKEDIKMVESNFNSFTEKNK; via the coding sequence ATGATAAACGATCCATTAGTAAAGACTTTATTAACTAGCATTGTCGAAGATGAAAGTAATTTACCTATTGTTGAAGCATTAAACGACGGCATTGAAACTGACGAGGAAATTGCAAATAAAACTGGAATTAAATTAAATATTGTTAGAAAAATACTTTACAGGCTTTATGATGTTGGAGTAGCTAGTTATAAAAGAAGCAAAGACCCTGAAACCCAATGGTTCACTTATTCTTGGAAATTTGAAAAAGAAGAAGTCATCAATCGTATTATAAAAGATTCTGAAAATTATTTAAAAATGCTTAATGAAGAATTAGAGCGTGAAGAAAACAATATGTTCTTCATCTGTCCTTTAGGTCATGTAAGACTTGATTTTGATGAATCTTCAGATTATGAATTCCTATGCCCAGCATGTGGTGAAGAATTAGAATTCCAAGACAATGCAGAAACCATCGAACAAATAAAAGAAGACATTAAAATGGTTGAAAGTAATTTTAATTCCTTTACTGAAAAAAACAAATAA
- a CDS encoding amino acid-binding protein: protein MVTIMWEKINEKFRKYPARMRVAEKMIELGLSLNEDGKIYCGNLKISDKSLATAADVDRRAIKSTIDIIKEDKELYNLFSNIIPAGTLLKNIAKNLELGVIEIEVGSENEGILASTTNLITKKGIGIRQAYAEDTELQESPILTIITEEPVSGDLINEFLKIKGVTRVSIY from the coding sequence ATGGTGACAATAATGTGGGAAAAAATTAATGAAAAATTTAGAAAATACCCTGCAAGAATGAGAGTTGCAGAAAAAATGATTGAACTCGGATTATCCCTGAATGAGGATGGAAAAATTTATTGTGGAAATTTAAAAATCAGCGATAAATCCTTAGCTACAGCAGCAGACGTTGATAGAAGAGCCATAAAATCAACCATCGATATAATTAAAGAAGATAAAGAGTTATATAATCTTTTTAGCAACATTATCCCTGCAGGAACACTTTTAAAAAACATAGCTAAAAATCTGGAATTGGGAGTTATTGAAATAGAAGTGGGATCAGAAAATGAAGGAATCCTTGCTTCAACAACAAATTTGATTACAAAAAAAGGAATCGGAATAAGACAAGCTTATGCCGAAGATACAGAGCTCCAAGAGTCTCCGATATTAACCATCATTACAGAAGAACCTGTAAGTGGTGATTTAATTAATGAATTTTTAAAAATAAAAGGAGTAACAAGAGTGTCAATTTATTGA
- a CDS encoding DUF5591 domain-containing protein, whose translation MKVICSSEESLYRPEAVRWRQRMEMMEPLGDTVVLLPCSMKKPYSNSKSHQKFRKITRSYQELIVTSPFGICPRELENTFPIQSYDVSTTGSWSQDEIEETGKLIAKYCKGKTIVANLSGGYLESCEAYVDDFINTCKDGRPTSPDSLYNLRMELKNHQRNNRKEKTLHELKSIAKYQFGENGDEFIPDNVKTKGMYHKRILSNGTQLALLNKDYGLYRLNLAGGEILNELNINTVEIDFDLTTNTVFSPGIKKAAHNIIPNDEVVVVKDNEVVGVGKAIMTGYEMEECNNGIAVKIKHRVK comes from the coding sequence ATGAAAGTAATATGCTCAAGTGAAGAATCATTATACCGCCCTGAAGCTGTAAGGTGGAGACAAAGAATGGAAATGATGGAACCTCTTGGAGATACAGTTGTTCTATTGCCATGCAGTATGAAAAAACCTTATTCCAATTCAAAATCACATCAGAAATTTAGGAAAATCACAAGATCATATCAGGAGCTTATTGTGACTTCACCTTTTGGAATTTGTCCAAGAGAACTCGAAAATACATTCCCTATTCAATCATATGATGTAAGTACAACCGGTTCATGGTCTCAAGATGAAATTGAAGAAACCGGAAAGCTAATTGCAAAATATTGCAAAGGAAAAACAATTGTTGCAAATCTTTCAGGAGGATATTTGGAATCCTGTGAGGCCTATGTTGATGACTTTATCAATACCTGCAAGGACGGTCGTCCGACTTCCCCAGATTCACTTTACAATTTAAGAATGGAACTTAAAAATCATCAAAGAAATAATAGAAAAGAAAAGACTTTACATGAATTGAAATCAATTGCAAAATATCAATTTGGTGAAAATGGGGATGAGTTCATTCCAGATAATGTCAAAACAAAAGGAATGTACCATAAGAGAATTTTATCAAATGGAACTCAATTAGCATTATTAAATAAAGATTATGGATTATACAGATTAAATTTGGCAGGAGGAGAAATACTTAACGAATTGAACATCAATACTGTAGAGATTGATTTTGATTTGACAACAAATACTGTATTCTCGCCTGGAATTAAAAAAGCAGCGCATAATATCATTCCAAATGATGAGGTGGTTGTTGTTAAGGATAACGAGGTCGTTGGAGTTGGAAAGGCAATAATGACCGGTTATGAAATGGAAGAATGCAACAACGGCATTGCTGTAAAAATTAAACATCGAGTAAAGTAA
- a CDS encoding metal-sulfur cluster assembly factor — MSEDLVNNIKDAISVINDPHMGISIVEMGIVQNIVVDGDQAEITLKPTNPGCMSITRIAADAKIRAEQVDGVENAKIIVEGHAMADSINEMINR; from the coding sequence ATGTCTGAAGATTTAGTGAATAATATTAAAGATGCTATTTCTGTAATTAATGACCCTCACATGGGAATTAGTATCGTGGAAATGGGCATTGTGCAAAATATTGTTGTTGATGGAGACCAAGCTGAAATTACCCTCAAACCAACTAATCCTGGTTGTATGAGTATCACACGTATCGCTGCTGATGCAAAAATTAGAGCAGAACAAGTTGATGGCGTTGAAAATGCTAAAATCATCGTTGAAGGTCATGCAATGGCAGATTCCATTAACGAAATGATTAATAGATAA
- a CDS encoding pyruvate kinase alpha/beta domain-containing protein: protein MARKFITYFEKEGNDYTEELIMAVKDKLESSKHIKRILIASASGESALKLYNAVGDEVEIINVTHHMGFSGPNESDISEEMIEKLEDVGIKTYFGLHAFSGAARGVTNKYGGYSPLDVVADTFRMFSHGVKVAGEISIMAADAGLVPVGEEIIAIGGRAHGVDTAVILTPVNSKNLFDLKFHEIIAMPRD from the coding sequence ATGGCAAGAAAATTTATTACATATTTCGAAAAAGAAGGAAATGATTATACTGAAGAATTGATAATGGCTGTTAAAGACAAATTAGAGTCTTCAAAACACATTAAAAGGATTTTAATCGCTTCCGCTTCTGGAGAATCTGCATTAAAATTATACAATGCAGTTGGGGATGAAGTGGAAATAATTAATGTAACTCACCACATGGGGTTCAGCGGTCCTAATGAATCCGACATTTCAGAGGAAATGATTGAAAAACTTGAAGATGTTGGAATAAAAACTTATTTCGGATTGCATGCATTTAGTGGTGCTGCAAGAGGAGTCACTAATAAATATGGAGGTTATTCTCCATTGGATGTTGTTGCAGATACATTTAGAATGTTTTCCCATGGTGTCAAAGTGGCCGGTGAAATTTCAATCATGGCTGCTGATGCGGGATTGGTGCCTGTTGGTGAGGAAATAATTGCTATCGGCGGTAGAGCCCATGGTGTTGATACTGCAGTCATTTTAACACCTGTCAATTCTAAAAATCTATTTGATTTGAAATTCCATGAAATTATTGCAATGCCTCGTGATTAG
- a CDS encoding coenzyme F420-0:L-glutamate ligase, whose amino-acid sequence MTSEELKNIKHVINGEYVVIPIETGYIKPNDNLDSIIIPAKELMKDDDYLVIAETPISISQGRLVDESKYTPSLTAKFLTVIWSKYLWGYVLGPLLKIKKRTIKNLRKLPKETEAHKEVVLQLYGLKHALKPASEAGIDLSNAPGTYVSLLPENPEKVAKEIKNEIGKDVKVMIIDTDATYFKNGKYFTGLPIAIDGIEADKGFFGYFKGQLSENKGSTPLGCSEKIDVETALKIANIAEDYQKSLSTEMKTIHSVKAVLGTEIDEVTIEDLDSIIHTPAVIIRKI is encoded by the coding sequence ATGACATCCGAAGAACTGAAGAATATCAAACATGTGATTAATGGAGAATATGTTGTAATTCCAATAGAAACTGGCTACATTAAGCCAAATGATAATCTGGATTCCATCATAATTCCTGCAAAGGAATTGATGAAAGACGATGATTATCTGGTCATTGCGGAAACTCCAATTTCAATTTCCCAGGGCAGATTGGTTGATGAATCCAAATATACCCCTTCATTAACTGCAAAATTTCTAACAGTGATTTGGAGCAAATACCTTTGGGGCTATGTTTTAGGTCCGCTATTGAAAATTAAAAAGAGAACCATTAAAAATCTAAGGAAACTGCCGAAAGAAACTGAAGCGCATAAGGAAGTAGTCCTTCAATTATATGGTTTGAAACATGCTTTAAAACCTGCTTCTGAAGCAGGAATAGATTTAAGCAATGCTCCTGGAACCTATGTTTCATTATTGCCTGAAAATCCTGAAAAGGTTGCAAAAGAAATTAAAAATGAAATTGGAAAAGACGTTAAAGTTATGATTATTGACACTGATGCAACTTACTTTAAAAATGGAAAATATTTCACAGGCCTGCCAATAGCCATAGATGGAATTGAAGCGGATAAAGGATTTTTCGGATATTTTAAAGGTCAACTGTCTGAAAATAAGGGATCCACACCATTAGGATGCAGTGAAAAAATCGATGTTGAAACTGCTCTCAAAATTGCAAATATTGCCGAAGATTATCAAAAATCCCTTTCAACTGAAATGAAAACCATACATAGTGTCAAAGCGGTTTTGGGCACTGAAATTGATGAAGTCACCATTGAAGACCTTGATTCAATCATACACACACCAGCTGTAATAATAAGAAAAATCTAA
- a CDS encoding HypC/HybG/HupF family hydrogenase formation chaperone: MCIAAPAQIVEINREENWLYADFGGARQQAKLDLLPDVEVGDYVLIHAGYAIEKLSEEAAKESLEAWEELLEVLEEEDREMEKARMENLNQ, from the coding sequence ATGTGTATTGCAGCACCCGCTCAAATAGTTGAAATAAATAGGGAAGAAAATTGGTTATATGCTGACTTTGGTGGAGCAAGACAACAAGCTAAATTAGATCTTTTACCTGATGTAGAAGTTGGCGATTATGTACTTATCCATGCTGGTTATGCAATCGAAAAATTATCTGAAGAAGCGGCTAAAGAATCTTTAGAAGCTTGGGAAGAACTTTTAGAAGTTCTTGAAGAAGAAGATAGAGAAATGGAAAAAGCAAGAATGGAAAATTTAAATCAATAA
- the ftsZ gene encoding cell division protein FtsZ, which translates to MKFIDDAIKESEQRMEENVPEKLSSDIDDDLIEMIKGAKTHIFVVGAGGAGNNTISRLNEMGIEGATTIAVNTDAQDLFYSQSAKKILLGRQTSKGLGAGGDPEVGQECAEESEDEIRDELEGADMVFVTCGLGGGTGTGSAPIIAKLAKKLGALTVAVATMPFSAEGIKRRENAEQGLEKLQESADTVIVIPNDKLLEVAPNLPLNKAFMVSDEILGRAVKGITELITKKGLVSLDFADIRSIMGGSGMAMIGMGESDTGDRALESVHEALSSPLLDIDISNATGALVNISGSSDLTLHEAEKIVQVVADKLDPEANIIWGTQIDESLQNTVRTTVVVSGIKSNYDTEITPEVESVEEKPENDAAGDQLDDFIDGIF; encoded by the coding sequence GTGAAATTTATAGATGATGCAATTAAAGAATCCGAACAGAGAATGGAAGAGAATGTTCCTGAAAAACTCTCTTCAGATATTGATGATGATCTTATAGAAATGATTAAAGGGGCTAAGACTCATATATTTGTTGTTGGTGCTGGTGGAGCAGGAAACAATACCATTTCAAGATTAAACGAAATGGGTATTGAAGGTGCAACAACAATTGCAGTAAATACTGATGCTCAAGATTTATTTTATAGCCAATCCGCTAAAAAAATCCTTTTAGGCAGACAAACTTCTAAAGGTTTGGGTGCTGGCGGAGACCCTGAAGTAGGCCAGGAATGTGCTGAAGAAAGCGAAGATGAAATTAGAGATGAATTGGAAGGCGCAGACATGGTATTTGTTACCTGTGGTCTTGGTGGAGGAACCGGTACTGGTTCAGCACCAATCATCGCTAAATTAGCTAAAAAATTAGGCGCATTAACTGTTGCTGTGGCTACCATGCCATTTTCTGCAGAAGGTATTAAAAGAAGAGAAAATGCAGAACAAGGTTTGGAAAAACTTCAAGAATCAGCAGACACTGTTATTGTAATACCAAATGACAAATTATTAGAAGTAGCACCTAACTTGCCTTTAAACAAAGCATTCATGGTTTCTGATGAAATCTTAGGAAGAGCAGTTAAGGGCATAACTGAATTGATTACTAAAAAAGGTCTTGTAAGTTTAGACTTCGCTGATATCAGAAGTATCATGGGAGGTTCTGGAATGGCTATGATTGGTATGGGTGAATCCGATACTGGTGATAGAGCTTTAGAATCTGTACATGAAGCATTAAGCAGTCCATTATTAGATATCGATATTTCAAATGCTACTGGCGCTTTAGTTAACATATCAGGTAGTTCTGATTTAACTTTACATGAAGCTGAGAAAATCGTTCAAGTTGTTGCTGATAAATTGGATCCTGAAGCTAACATTATTTGGGGTACTCAAATTGATGAAAGCCTTCAGAATACTGTTAGGACAACTGTTGTTGTTTCAGGTATTAAATCTAATTATGATACTGAGATCACTCCTGAAGTTGAATCTGTTGAAGAAAAACCTGAAAATGACGCAGCTGGTGATCAATTAGATGATTTCATTGATGGAATCTTCTAA
- a CDS encoding transcription elongation factor Spt5, producing the protein MEDTNSSIYALKTSAGQERNVARLLARKAKTIDGIGISSILVPESLKGYILVESSTKIDLRNPDLKVQHLRGVVEGTVGITFDEVKRFLKPEPIISSIQKGSIVELISGPFKGERAKVVRIDESREEVVLELIEAAVPIPVTVKADQIRIIQKEAD; encoded by the coding sequence ATGGAAGATACTAATAGTTCCATATATGCTCTTAAGACCTCTGCAGGCCAAGAAAGAAATGTTGCTAGATTATTAGCACGTAAAGCTAAAACCATTGATGGTATAGGCATTTCATCAATTCTTGTTCCAGAATCTTTAAAAGGATATATTTTAGTTGAATCTTCAACAAAAATAGATCTTAGGAACCCTGATTTAAAAGTACAACATTTGAGAGGGGTTGTTGAAGGTACCGTAGGCATTACTTTTGATGAAGTAAAAAGATTCTTAAAACCAGAACCTATTATTTCCTCTATTCAAAAAGGAAGTATTGTTGAGCTTATTTCTGGTCCTTTCAAAGGAGAAAGAGCAAAAGTGGTTCGTATTGATGAATCACGTGAAGAAGTCGTTCTTGAGTTAATAGAAGCTGCAGTACCGATTCCGGTTACTGTTAAAGCTGATCAAATTAGAATAATTCAAAAGGAGGCTGACTGA
- a CDS encoding DegT/DnrJ/EryC1/StrS aminotransferase family protein, translated as MNIPFSPPDITDKEIEEVIDTLKSGWITTGPKTKEFEKRITEYCGSDKTVCLSAATTALEMTLRLLGIGKGDEVIVPAYTYTATCSVICHVGATPVMIDSQKDREEMDYSLMSEAITDKTKIIMPVDIAGILCDYDKIFEIIENKKELFSPNNEIQEAFNRIIVLADCAHGFGAIQNNKKAGSLADFTCFSFHAVKNLTTAEGGAVTWKNHDGLDSEKLYKQLQILSLHGQTKDALEKTQKGSWEYDILIPAYKCNMTDVQAGIGLGQLERYASLLKRRLEIVEKYEKGFENSRVITPKHISENSTSSGHLYLTRIDGISLEERNEIIIKMEERGISTNVHYKPLPMLTAYKNLGFKIEDYPNAYNLFENEISLPIYSTLTDEEVEYIIQNLLEILDEY; from the coding sequence ATGAACATACCATTTTCACCACCAGACATCACTGACAAAGAAATTGAAGAAGTAATTGATACATTAAAGTCCGGCTGGATTACAACAGGACCTAAAACAAAAGAATTTGAAAAAAGAATAACCGAATATTGCGGAAGCGACAAAACCGTTTGTTTAAGTGCTGCAACTACTGCCCTTGAGATGACATTACGATTATTGGGCATTGGAAAAGGTGATGAGGTAATTGTACCAGCATATACATATACTGCCACATGCAGCGTCATATGCCATGTTGGAGCTACACCTGTAATGATAGACAGTCAAAAAGACAGGGAAGAAATGGACTATTCATTAATGAGTGAAGCGATAACGGATAAAACCAAAATAATAATGCCTGTTGACATTGCGGGAATATTATGCGATTATGATAAAATCTTTGAAATCATTGAAAATAAAAAAGAATTATTCTCACCAAATAACGAAATTCAAGAAGCATTCAATAGAATTATTGTATTAGCTGACTGTGCTCATGGTTTCGGCGCCATACAGAACAATAAAAAGGCAGGGTCACTCGCAGATTTCACCTGTTTTTCATTCCATGCTGTTAAAAACCTAACAACAGCTGAAGGAGGAGCCGTAACCTGGAAAAATCATGACGGATTAGATTCCGAAAAGCTATACAAGCAATTACAAATCCTTTCATTGCATGGACAAACCAAAGATGCTTTGGAAAAAACTCAAAAAGGATCTTGGGAGTACGACATCCTAATTCCTGCATACAAATGCAATATGACCGATGTTCAGGCGGGAATCGGACTTGGACAACTCGAAAGATATGCTTCCCTGCTGAAAAGAAGGTTGGAAATTGTTGAAAAGTATGAAAAAGGATTTGAAAACAGCAGAGTCATTACACCAAAACACATTAGTGAAAATTCAACATCATCCGGACATTTGTATCTGACAAGAATAGATGGGATTTCATTAGAAGAACGAAATGAAATTATAATAAAAATGGAAGAAAGGGGAATCAGCACTAATGTACACTACAAACCGCTTCCAATGCTTACTGCATATAAAAACTTAGGATTTAAGATTGAAGATTATCCGAATGCCTACAATCTATTTGAAAACGAAATAAGTTTGCCTATATATTCTACATTAACTGATGAAGAAGTTGAATATATTATACAAAATCTATTGGAAATTTTAGATGAATATTAG
- a CDS encoding protein translocase SEC61 complex subunit gamma, with translation MNVEESFNKFIKDSKRVLKVSKKPDLPEYLDLAKVSVLGVIIIGVIGYVIVLLGSLVGL, from the coding sequence ATGAATGTTGAAGAAAGTTTTAATAAATTTATAAAAGACAGTAAAAGGGTATTGAAAGTATCTAAAAAACCAGACTTGCCAGAATACCTTGATTTGGCTAAAGTTTCCGTATTAGGGGTAATTATAATTGGCGTTATTGGTTATGTAATAGTTTTATTAGGTTCTTTAGTAGGTTTATAG
- a CDS encoding TIGR00295 family protein, with protein sequence MEIELLKKENTPENVIAHCKAVCKKAMKIAANFDDVNEDLIRKGALLHDIGRSKTHGITHAIEGVKIAKKYGYSQDVLNIIERHIGAGITESEALKLGLPEKSYVPETLEEKIVAHADNLISGSDEVDIDFVIKKWKRNAEISDENIERLIKLDDELIKAFEE encoded by the coding sequence ATGGAAATTGAATTACTTAAAAAGGAGAACACTCCTGAAAATGTCATCGCCCATTGCAAAGCCGTTTGTAAAAAGGCTATGAAAATAGCTGCTAATTTTGATGATGTTAATGAAGACTTAATTAGAAAAGGCGCTCTTTTACATGATATCGGGAGATCTAAAACTCATGGAATCACTCATGCCATTGAAGGAGTTAAAATAGCTAAAAAATATGGATATTCCCAAGATGTTTTAAACATTATCGAAAGACACATCGGTGCAGGGATAACCGAAAGTGAAGCCTTAAAACTGGGACTTCCTGAAAAATCATATGTACCGGAAACTCTTGAAGAAAAAATCGTAGCTCATGCAGACAATCTAATAAGCGGCAGCGATGAAGTGGATATTGATTTTGTAATAAAGAAATGGAAAAGGAATGCTGAAATTAGTGATGAAAATATTGAAAGACTAATAAAGCTCGATGACGAATTAATTAAAGCCTTTGAGGAATAA
- a CDS encoding 50S ribosomal protein L11: MAKDTVEVLIEGGTATPGPPLGPALGPFGINMMQVVEEINKKSADFAGMKVPVKVTIDRDTKDFEIEIGTPPTTALIMEELGIEKASHEPGLDIINDLPIETALKITRMKFDSLLSNDYKAGIKEVMGTCVSMGLSVDGKDPREAQKDVDAGKYDDILLE; encoded by the coding sequence ATGGCTAAAGATACAGTCGAAGTTCTTATCGAAGGTGGCACTGCTACTCCTGGACCACCATTAGGCCCTGCTTTAGGACCTTTCGGTATTAATATGATGCAAGTAGTTGAGGAAATCAATAAGAAAAGTGCTGACTTTGCAGGAATGAAAGTGCCTGTAAAAGTTACTATTGATAGAGATACTAAAGATTTCGAAATTGAAATCGGAACTCCGCCAACAACTGCACTTATTATGGAAGAATTAGGCATCGAAAAAGCTTCTCATGAACCAGGTTTAGATATTATTAATGACTTACCTATCGAAACCGCTTTAAAAATCACTAGAATGAAATTTGATTCATTATTATCTAATGATTACAAAGCAGGTATTAAAGAAGTCATGGGAACCTGTGTAAGTATGGGTTTATCTGTAGATGGTAAAGATCCAAGAGAAGCACAAAAAGATGTTGATGCTGGAAAATACGATGATATCTTATTAGAATAG